A single Halobacteriovorax vibrionivorans DNA region contains:
- a CDS encoding enoyl-ACP reductase FabI, which translates to MSFLNFENKLFLITGVANKKSVAYFSAKTIIENGGNCVFTVQSEEHQAKLKKLFPESKSYIVDVTKEEQIKELAINLKNDEVKLDGMLHSIAFANLANPRPFHETSWEDFAQATQISSFSLVQLSNELAALFEHEASVVTISISDTKATSYGYMGPIKSMLETTCSYLAKSFSEFSQVRFNSVCSGPLKTSASAGIPGYIDNYIFAEKLTMRKQALKTQEVANTVAFLLSNASSGINATGVLVDCGMKSNHFDQEVVSGK; encoded by the coding sequence ATGAGTTTTTTAAATTTTGAAAATAAATTATTTCTAATAACTGGTGTTGCTAATAAGAAGTCTGTTGCATACTTTAGTGCAAAGACAATCATAGAAAATGGTGGAAATTGTGTCTTTACTGTTCAAAGTGAAGAGCATCAAGCAAAGCTAAAGAAGCTATTTCCTGAGTCTAAAAGCTATATCGTTGATGTGACAAAAGAAGAGCAAATTAAAGAATTAGCAATTAATCTAAAAAATGATGAAGTTAAACTCGATGGTATGCTTCATTCAATTGCCTTTGCAAATCTTGCAAACCCTAGGCCTTTTCATGAAACATCTTGGGAAGACTTTGCTCAGGCGACACAGATCTCTTCATTTTCACTTGTACAATTATCAAATGAATTGGCAGCGCTATTTGAACACGAAGCTTCTGTTGTAACGATTTCAATCTCGGATACGAAGGCCACTTCATATGGTTATATGGGGCCAATTAAGTCGATGCTTGAGACAACGTGCTCATATCTTGCAAAGAGCTTTAGTGAGTTCTCACAAGTTCGCTTTAATAGTGTTTGCTCAGGGCCTTTAAAAACATCGGCTTCAGCGGGAATCCCTGGCTATATTGATAATTATATCTTTGCTGAAAAGCTTACCATGAGAAAGCAGGCCTTAAAAACTCAAGAAGTTGCCAATACAGTTGCCTTCTTACTTTCAAATGCTTCAAGCGGTATCAATGCCACTGGTGTTCTTGTTGATTGTGGAATGAAGTCGAATCACTTTGACCAAGAAGTGGTTTCAGGAAAATAG
- the fabZ gene encoding 3-hydroxyacyl-ACP dehydratase FabZ, which yields MNIDVKELIPQREPFLFVDKIIERQEGEVDKIITSYQVTGEEDFFKGHFPGNPVMPGVLLQEAIFQSGACLMASGSESGLGVVAKVSNAKFKNMVRPGDELIMEVELLDQLANGYFFKGRTKVNGKTVLAIEFTCAKV from the coding sequence ATGAATATTGATGTAAAAGAACTTATCCCACAAAGGGAGCCATTCTTATTTGTTGATAAGATCATTGAACGCCAAGAAGGTGAAGTTGATAAGATAATTACAAGCTATCAAGTAACTGGTGAAGAGGACTTCTTTAAAGGTCACTTCCCAGGAAATCCTGTTATGCCTGGTGTTCTTCTTCAAGAAGCAATCTTTCAAAGTGGTGCATGCTTAATGGCATCAGGAAGTGAAAGTGGCCTTGGAGTTGTTGCGAAAGTCTCAAATGCTAAGTTTAAGAATATGGTTCGTCCAGGAGATGAGCTTATTATGGAAGTTGAGCTTCTAGATCAACTTGCTAATGGTTATTTCTTTAAAGGAAGAACTAAAGTAAATGGTAAGACCGTTCTTGCTATTGAATTTACATGTGCAAAGGTTTAA
- a CDS encoding SDR family oxidoreductase, which produces MFDFNDQVAIVTGGTRGIGRGITESFLKSGARVVATYAGNHDAANAFKAELGELGENLYLEAFDVSDASAVEEFWNRMNEQFEQIHILVNNSGIRKDNLSPIMPDEDWARVLDINLTGTFLMTKRAVNHFLSKRYGRIINMSSVGGSLGLPGQANYAASKAGQVAMSKSISKEVGKRGITINNVCPGFIETELIADLPAEQVKEYKKQVPLKRFGKVEEVAHAVQFLASKEAAYITGASLEVTGGL; this is translated from the coding sequence ATGTTTGATTTTAATGATCAAGTTGCAATTGTTACAGGTGGAACGCGCGGAATTGGACGCGGGATTACGGAATCTTTTTTAAAAAGCGGTGCTCGTGTTGTTGCTACCTATGCTGGAAACCACGATGCTGCCAATGCTTTTAAGGCAGAACTAGGTGAGTTAGGTGAAAACCTCTATCTGGAAGCCTTTGATGTTTCAGATGCTAGTGCTGTTGAAGAGTTTTGGAATCGTATGAATGAGCAATTCGAACAAATCCATATTCTTGTTAATAACTCTGGAATCAGAAAGGATAATCTTTCACCTATTATGCCAGATGAGGATTGGGCAAGAGTTCTTGATATCAATCTAACGGGAACTTTCCTAATGACTAAAAGAGCAGTTAATCATTTCCTATCAAAAAGATATGGAAGAATTATTAACATGAGCTCTGTTGGTGGAAGCCTAGGACTTCCTGGACAAGCAAATTATGCTGCTTCAAAAGCTGGCCAAGTTGCCATGAGTAAGTCGATTTCTAAAGAAGTTGGTAAGCGTGGAATTACAATTAATAACGTTTGCCCAGGTTTCATTGAAACTGAATTAATTGCTGATCTTCCAGCTGAGCAAGTGAAAGAATATAAGAAACAAGTTCCTTTAAAGAGATTTGGTAAGGTTGAAGAAGTTGCTCACGCTGTGCAATTTCTAGCATCAAAAGAAGCCGCCTATATCACAGGTGCATCACTTGAAGTAACAGGTGGCCTATAA
- a CDS encoding phytoene desaturase family protein — MALLKKKDPITKFYDVIIVGSGLAGMTAANKLAKDGRSVLLLEAHNKLGGFATWFRRPTNEGERHIFDISLHGFPAGMIKTCRRYWSKDIANCIERVDKIRFINPQFEIDTDFTKEDYINILVEKFNLSREHVVGFFDELRAMNFYDDEAMTNGQLFEKYFPGRNDVVRFLLEPIAYANGSTLEDEAITFGIVFSNFMNKGAYIFRGGTDKLIGMMKDELLSNGVDIKLHTKVDEILVEDNQAKGIRVGDEKVLSRSVISNSALYNTIFKMTPNAKYSQEFAKDAKAVRVNSSSCQVFMGLKEGESIPNIGELIFYSRSDHFDTDLLLSPKAHSQTFSIYYPDMRKHMKQKYAVVSSINARYEDWMNLSEEEYKERKEYLKNNALDTMETLVPGFKDKVEHVNVSTPKTVEKYTHHHFGSSFGTKFEGLGVSKELPNQVKGLFHAGSVGIIMSGWLGAANYGIIVGHDLNTYLDNTEE, encoded by the coding sequence ATGGCATTACTTAAGAAAAAAGATCCGATTACTAAGTTTTATGACGTTATTATCGTAGGCTCAGGGCTAGCGGGAATGACGGCAGCAAATAAATTAGCAAAAGATGGAAGAAGTGTTCTTCTTCTTGAGGCACATAATAAACTAGGTGGCTTTGCTACATGGTTTAGACGCCCAACAAATGAAGGTGAAAGACATATCTTTGATATTTCTCTTCATGGTTTTCCTGCTGGGATGATCAAAACTTGTCGTCGTTATTGGTCAAAAGATATTGCAAATTGTATTGAGCGAGTTGATAAGATTCGCTTTATTAATCCGCAATTTGAAATCGACACTGATTTTACAAAAGAAGATTATATCAACATCTTAGTTGAGAAATTTAATCTCTCTCGCGAGCATGTTGTGGGCTTCTTTGATGAATTACGTGCCATGAACTTCTATGATGATGAGGCCATGACTAATGGGCAATTATTTGAGAAGTATTTTCCAGGGAGAAACGATGTAGTTCGTTTCTTACTAGAGCCAATTGCCTATGCTAATGGATCAACTCTTGAGGATGAGGCCATCACTTTTGGAATCGTTTTTTCTAACTTCATGAATAAGGGTGCCTATATCTTTAGAGGTGGAACGGATAAACTCATTGGTATGATGAAAGATGAGCTTCTTTCTAATGGCGTTGATATTAAACTTCATACTAAGGTTGATGAGATTCTTGTTGAAGATAATCAGGCCAAGGGAATCCGTGTTGGAGACGAAAAGGTTCTATCTCGATCAGTTATCTCCAACTCTGCACTTTATAATACAATCTTTAAAATGACTCCTAATGCAAAATATTCTCAAGAATTTGCTAAAGATGCCAAGGCCGTAAGAGTAAATTCTTCTTCTTGCCAGGTATTTATGGGACTTAAAGAAGGTGAGTCAATTCCAAATATTGGTGAGCTCATTTTCTATTCACGCTCTGATCATTTTGATACTGACTTACTTCTTTCACCGAAGGCGCACTCTCAAACTTTTTCAATCTACTATCCAGATATGAGAAAGCATATGAAACAAAAATATGCTGTTGTTTCGAGTATCAATGCTCGTTATGAAGACTGGATGAACCTGAGCGAAGAAGAGTATAAAGAGCGTAAGGAATACTTAAAGAATAATGCTCTTGATACGATGGAGACTCTTGTTCCTGGGTTTAAGGATAAGGTTGAGCATGTGAATGTATCAACTCCAAAAACAGTTGAAAAATACACTCATCATCACTTTGGTTCTTCATTTGGAACAAAGTTTGAAGGGCTTGGTGTATCAAAAGAGCTTCCAAATCAGGTGAAAGGTCTCTTTCATGCAGGCTCTGTTGGAATCATTATGTCAGGTTGGCTAGGTGCTGCTAACTACGGTATTATCGTAGGACATGACTTAAATACTTACTTAGATAATACAGAAGAATAA